The sequence below is a genomic window from Nicotiana tomentosiformis chromosome 6, ASM39032v3, whole genome shotgun sequence.
ccatcctcagattaagcttgaaagcatgctaataccactgagaaatgattcaacaatctccaaaaataccatatgatgggttcaacatcttccttagcatttggacatatcagtTTGTTCAGAGTCTAATCttgtgaagccatcagtctggggttcttctctttgctatcctaatcctaaggttaggtgattgagatttttctagattgatcaacctcctccctaaactaggcagttcagagaatgaatgaaactcagatgaacctgcaaaagagaacacaatgttagctataaaatccgccactgagttgccttctctgaacacatgttgaaagatcacattgaagttgtccttcatctctataattttcttcacatcctgtgcaattacccaaggaggatctcattccccttctatcgccttctttatcaccaatgaatcagtctccagTATGAGAGGGTAAAAATTATGCTCCATacaatattccaacccttgaagaatagccttagcttcagccaccacattagttgTAATTCCCAGGTGtactgccctagcatacaccacatcaccttcattatccctcacacaaaagcctagggagctaggtccaggattgccttttgaagctccatcagtattacatttgtaccaaccatgacAAGGAATCTGCCATattactcttgtagtgatcaatataggtttatatccttcaaagtattgaatcatgtctggccataacaatggaatattagggatccaagcatacctcacccttCCCAGTTGATAcaatgtcctatttatctcatgaatcaccctatttatggacattgaaccaccatgtttacctacatttcttctcttccacaactcccaagtgatgataactggtactgcttgaaatagtggctttaatttAGGAAAAAactgagcataccaccaatgccttataatctgcttcaattgaatcaattacacagaaattccagcagcccccatgaataagttccataccttagagacagtaggacttgtgacaaatatatgctcaatggattcctcttggggctgctgacaacaccaatacctagacatcaccattttctcttgcctcctccacatgtcatcgGTGGCTATTTTCTGCCTCTATAATCTCCAGAAGAAGAAGGCTATCTTGAATAgcaaacctttaatccacattaacttgaattcctgattaggatctgccctatgccttaatatttgccaagcactgctaacactaaacttgcctgaaggagttggcatccagtatggctTATCTCAATATCCCTCATTGCCTTCATagtgcacatttagccttatatgttctgcaatttcctcattgaaagtttgatctagTAGCTGATCATCCCATGTTTCCCCTTGCCGCAGTTCTGCCACCTCTTGAAGACATTCATTTATTGGAAAGTCTTCGGGAAATACatgataaagtgcacccaatccagtctaattttcatgccaaatattagttgttccactcttcaattcccatacgatctcatgttctacttcttccctaacattcagcatttgtctccaaacatgagaccctcccctaaaatgTACCACAGTTGGTggctccttcttgcaatacttattccacatgaaattagaccacaaagattttgtggtcctaaacctccaccatagtttagcaaacagtgcccttgagacatcatttaaggacctaaaacctatcccccttcctctttaggaaggcaaagattttTCCATTAAGCCCagtgtctgcttctcccttcttcctttgggctccaaaagaacctagcaaaagtcttatgtagatgccctaggatgctgtttggtggatcaaggactgataacatgtgaactggcatactttgcaacacactagagatgagtgttgcctttcctccaaatgacaacagttttcctttccatgaatgcaatttagccttcaccttcttgataagctcctcataatagtccttcctccttctagtgtaaaaaataggacaccctagatatgtgaatgggaatttacctcttgcaaatTCTGTAATAGCTCCAACTACCTGAAATaatccattagcaacctttgaatacatgtagtatgaactcttatctttgttgatcatctgacctgatatcttctcatagttccccaacactgccataatcttgctcaaatAGGGAGGATGAGCAAATGCAAACATTACcgtatcatcagcatatgccaagtggtttaaagaatcagaccacttaggcattccaaatcccacaaatgacttgtcttcaaaaagcttattcaaagacctggaaagtacctcaactgacagaatgaacaatgctagagataggggatccccttgtttcacactccttgtcgacttaaagaaccccgaggactgcccattcaccaatactgaataccagttatttgacatcaagttccacaccatgttgatgaagtgtttagaAAATCCCGTCTTCCTTAGCATATGCAATAAGTACTTCTATGAGACCCTATAataggccttagccatatcaagcttgattaCCACATTAGTTGTCTTTCCCCTTAACTTTATGTCAGTGACAATTTCTTGAGTAAATAAGATAttctcaaatatactcctaccctttacaaatccggattgattaggagatgttagagatggcaaaaaaatctccaatctgtcatgtaacaccctagacaaaaccttgttaatgaagttgctcaaactaataggtcttaagtcagagaaggtctcgactctaggtttcttgggcagcaacactagattggtgtgagtgatggatttaggcaatgcatctcctccatagaagtgtagcaccatgttgtgtatatcagcaccaataacatcccagcatgtttgataaaacaagccagtgaatccatcagggccactagcactctccccactaagctcaaaaattgctgcccttacttcttcaattgttggcaatttgctaagttccaaattctgatccatagtgaccattgaaggtacattattgagcaaggGAAATTCAGAAGCATCACCTTCATTTGTGAACTGTTTTTGATTGAAGTCCACTGTAGTTGTAGACAATTTCTCCTAGTCTTCAATCCATACCCTACTGCCACTTTTAATCCTCTTCagttgcaatttctttcttttgccattgacatggttgtgaaagaaacttgtattcctatctccttcagcaaaccaattcatcccagctttttgcttccaaCACTGCTTCTCAATAttcaagtatttcttcaattcagattgagcattttgaagcacaatcctattctcagttgtaggctcttcttcaaacaacatctccttcaccctaacaatgtcctccaaaatagtcaattgcttgaagatatcaccaaatgttTCCCTATTCCATTTTGAGAGTGATGCCTTCACCCTCTTTATATTCTGCTTCAACATCAGAAATGGATCCCTTATGAAATCAGCTTCCCAATTCTGCCTCACCACATCCATAAATGTAgcatgctttgtccaaaagttcaagaatctAAAAGGCTTGACAAACTTGGTTGTCTGCACCCCACATGTCATtagcaatggtgcatgatctgatccagttctgattagatgctcaacttcaatagttggcaacatgttCTGAAATGGAAAATTCACAAAGATCCtatccaatctcttgaatatacactcagcattggatctcccattccaccatgtgaatggacttcctttgtagccttgctcaaacaaaccacaagagtttacacaaaatgcaaaatcctcatattcaggagggtgtactggaagtccccctattttctcatcttcatgcaataacacattgaaatcccctccaaccaaccatggtaattccatatTACTTGCTAAATAATACAAGTGATCCCACAAATCCAAACTCTCCATTGctgaacattttgcataaacaaatgtcatcatcatgtgctgccccaggtcatgatgaaacactctcacagtcacctgttgctcagtatcctccattaattcccattccaccactgcatcgaagaacaaccatatttTCCCATTAATATTTGTATAAGCAGTCTCCATATTCAACCTCATTTTATATCTCTCAATGAGTCCCTTCTTTTAAAAAGGCTCCATCAATGCAACTACACAAAAATTATGCTCTCTATTCATATTGATCACCCTAGAAAAGGCCTGCTGTGTAttcacagaccttatgttccatattaatATTTTGATCATCATCTAGATAGAGAAGCTGCCCTCCTGGGCattattcttgaaggttgtgGTGGATCTTTACTCTGATTCTTCTTAGTTTTTTTACCTCCTTTAGCACTAGTTGTGGGTGATAAATCCCCTTCCCTAGCCACTTGTTTGAAGTTTTCGGCAGTTaattcatcatctccttcatcCTCCATTGGATTTTGTCTCAATAAGTCTTCATCAATTGGTGTCACATTGTGTGTAACTAAATCATGTAAATGTTGTAGAGGAGTCTTAGTTAGAACATTAAGATGTAGTTGCATGGTTTGATCAGTGCCAGATTCCATAGGCACTTCCTCTATTTCCCCGGATGCTCTTGGAACAATTGCCCGCTTATCAGCCTGttcatactccttgaattgtagTTCATGGACATACGCCGGAACACCATCTACATAGGCCAAAATCTCTCCAGTGGCTCTAAGGTTGGGGTTTACTGTAGCTGCCTCATCAGGTGAACCTGgttttaggcctggcgtcgccagcatATCGCTAGGTGAGCCTAGATTTAGTCCCGGCGTCTCCAGCATATCTCCAGGTGAGCCTAGCGTTGCCAGCCTATCGGCAGGGGAGCCTGactttaggcctggcgtcgccagcctatcgcccggtgagcctggctttaggtctggcgtcgccagcctatcgccaAGTGAGCTTGGATTGTTGTTCTTCTTCACTTTGTCTTCTATTGTCTTTGTTTTGCCCAGCTGATCATTCTTAACCTCAACTGCATCGCTCCATAAGACCTTTGTAGAGTTTACCTCATCAAGATCCTCCATCCGCTCAGAATCTTTAAAAGTTTGAGATGGAATCGCATGACAAGATTGGTTTGTGGTCACATTGAGTTGTTTTAGTTCCTCTTTGCTAgtcccaaaccttctatgaatccAGTCGATTGTGGACTGAACCCCAGAAGGAGTAGGACCATCTTTAGATACTTAGGATATCAATGTATAagtatttcttcttatttttaggTAATCTTTCTAAAATATAGTGACTTcaggggtgaatgcttttatatttgttgaatgattttataaaatgtttaaatcatcttaaaagaattaaagtacttttaaattttattttaatattttacttaaataaaatgaaaagatttcattatTGTCTTTAATAACAAAATTTTGAGAtgatttatttacttataatagtaattattaagtaaatctattcatgtccttattcgtaatttgatacttaaaagcacttcttggaaagcttggtcaaacacaaattattcctcaaaaatacttttcagattgattagccaaacacaaattgcttctcttcaacaaatatttttttcgaagcacttttcaaaataaactaatttttccaacttggccaaataggctacaCCATAAAAAGAGAAGGGAGCAAAGATTAGGGTCAACAGAAATAAATAGTATATAttagttgtattttttttataaccGAAAATTACTGAACTAGTAATACACGATATGAAACTCGATGAATAACGAATACTAGGAGTACATAAAATTTCCtcttttgcttttttcttttctttttaatggtgaaagaaaatgaatatcatcCTGATTTAAGTGAATAAAGCTAATACTATACGACTTCTCTAACTAGAAAGAAAAAACATACAGGATATAATGAAAATagaattaaagaaatttaaggaAAAACAAAACAAGTTTTTTTTCTGAAAAGGACCGACACAATTTCCGAAAAGATTTCCACTGCCG
It includes:
- the LOC138893588 gene encoding uncharacterized protein produces the protein MRLNMETAYTNINGKIWLFFDAVVEWELMEDTEQQVTVRVFHHDLGQHMMMTFVYAKCSAMESLDLWDHLYYLASYKGSPFTWWNGRSNAECIFKRLDRIFVNFPFQNMLPTIEVEHLIRTGSDHAPLLMTCGVQTTKFVKPFRFLNFWTKHATFMDVVRQNWEADFIRDPFLMLKQNIKRVKASLSKWNRETFGDIFKQLTILEDIVRVKEMLFEEEPTTENRIVLQNAQSELKKYLNIEKQCWKQKAGMNWFAEGDRNTSFFHNHVNGKRKKLQLKRIKSGSRVWIED
- the LOC138893587 gene encoding uncharacterized protein; translation: MFAFAHPPYLSKIMAVLGNYEKISGQMINKDKSSYYMYSKVANGLFQVVGAITEFARGKFSVSSAWQILRHRADPNQEFKLMWIKVPVIITWELWKRRNVGKHGGSMSINRVIHEINRTLYQLGRVRYAWIPNIPLLWPDMIQYFEGYKPILITTRVIWQIPCHGWYKCNTDGASKGNPGPSSLGFCVRDNEGDVVYARAVHLGITTNVVAEAKAILQGLEYCMEHNFYPLILETDSLVIKKAIEGE